A genome region from Thermoanaerobacterium xylanolyticum LX-11 includes the following:
- a CDS encoding DUF3368 domain-containing protein, with product MRKVVLNSTPIIILRNIGRMDLLKQLYENVYIPYGVYEEVNIIENCQIEDFIKIVKIKNEEAKQFFPTSLHKGEVEVMILAKEINADLCIIDDYLARQHSKSLGLVVSGTLGILVKAKEKGIIKRVKPVVDDMIRKGFYIDKKLYNEILNICGEK from the coding sequence ATGCGTAAAGTTGTTTTAAACTCTACACCGATTATAATTCTTCGAAATATAGGCCGAATGGATCTTTTAAAACAGCTTTACGAGAATGTATATATCCCTTATGGTGTATATGAAGAAGTGAATATTATTGAAAATTGCCAAATTGAGGACTTTATAAAAATTGTTAAGATAAAAAATGAAGAGGCAAAGCAATTTTTCCCTACAAGCCTTCATAAGGGTGAAGTTGAAGTGATGATTTTGGCTAAAGAGATTAATGCTGATTTGTGTATTATTGATGATTACCTTGCAAGACAGCATTCAAAAAGCTTAGGACTTGTTGTAAGTGGCACGCTGGGGATTTTGGTAAAGGCAAAGGAAAAAGGAATCATAAAAAGAGTAAAACCAGTTGTAGACGATATGATACGAAAGGGATTCTACATCGACAAAAAATTGTATAATGAGATCTTAAATATTTGTGGCGAAAAGTAA
- a CDS encoding UPF0175 family protein — protein MKFTEKIEIPEEILLSLGKSGEELIDEMKKTLAVRYYQEKKLSLGQCAGLAGVSEEDFIKYLSGFNISIFSYVGGEELAADIRNA, from the coding sequence ATGAAGTTTACAGAGAAAATAGAAATTCCTGAAGAAATATTATTAAGTCTTGGAAAAAGTGGAGAAGAGCTTATAGATGAGATGAAAAAAACTTTAGCAGTTAGATATTATCAAGAGAAAAAGCTTTCATTAGGTCAATGTGCTGGACTTGCTGGTGTAAGTGAGGAAGATTTCATAAAGTATTTATCTGGTTTTAATATAAGCATTTTTTCTTACGTTGGTGGAGAAGAACTTGCGGCGGATATAAGAAATGCGTAA
- a CDS encoding iron-containing alcohol dehydrogenase, which produces MNNFDFVCPTKIIFGKGTENRVGQETKKYSKKVLFVYGSGSIKKTGLYDKVVKSLKDNDVDYIELSGVKPNPRLSLVYEGIKICKENGIDFILAVGGGSAIDTAKAIAVGALYDGDVWDFFVGKAEIEKALPVGVILTLAATGSEASDSAVITNEDGWYKKGIHSDLIRPQFAIMNPELLYTLPQYQTAAGAADIMAHIMERYFTNVRNVDLTDRLCEATLKTMINNVPRLFENPEDYDARAEVMWAGTIAHNGLLDTGRIGDWASHRIEHELSAIYDIAHGAGLAIIFPAWMKYVYKHDLDRFVQFAVKVWDVDLTFTDREAIALEGIKRLEDFFRNIGLPVTLKEANIPYDRFEEMADKCTSNGTATVGQFVKLTKEDIINIYNLAK; this is translated from the coding sequence ATGAACAATTTTGATTTTGTTTGTCCGACAAAGATCATCTTTGGCAAAGGGACTGAAAATAGAGTAGGCCAGGAAACAAAAAAATATTCAAAAAAAGTATTGTTTGTCTATGGCAGTGGCAGTATAAAAAAGACAGGTCTTTACGATAAAGTCGTAAAATCGCTAAAAGACAATGACGTGGATTACATAGAATTATCAGGAGTAAAACCAAATCCAAGGCTTAGCTTGGTTTATGAAGGGATAAAGATTTGCAAGGAAAATGGCATTGACTTTATATTGGCTGTAGGCGGAGGTAGCGCAATAGACACCGCAAAGGCTATCGCTGTTGGTGCGCTTTATGATGGCGATGTGTGGGATTTTTTTGTAGGCAAAGCTGAGATTGAAAAGGCATTGCCAGTAGGTGTAATATTGACATTGGCTGCAACAGGAAGCGAAGCCAGCGACAGTGCAGTCATAACAAATGAAGATGGTTGGTACAAGAAGGGTATACACTCTGATCTCATAAGGCCTCAATTTGCCATAATGAATCCAGAGCTTTTGTACACGCTTCCTCAGTATCAGACGGCTGCAGGTGCAGCGGATATAATGGCTCATATAATGGAAAGGTACTTTACAAATGTCCGCAATGTAGATCTTACAGATAGGCTTTGTGAAGCAACGCTTAAGACAATGATAAACAATGTTCCAAGGCTTTTTGAAAATCCTGAAGATTATGATGCGAGAGCTGAAGTGATGTGGGCAGGCACTATTGCACATAATGGACTGCTGGATACCGGAAGAATCGGCGATTGGGCATCACACAGGATTGAGCATGAACTAAGCGCAATCTACGATATAGCACACGGTGCAGGACTTGCTATAATATTCCCAGCATGGATGAAATACGTGTATAAACACGACTTGGATAGATTTGTCCAGTTTGCCGTTAAAGTTTGGGATGTAGACTTGACATTTACCGACAGAGAAGCGATAGCGCTGGAAGGTATAAAAAGACTTGAGGATTTCTTTAGAAACATTGGTCTTCCTGTCACACTGAAGGAGGCTAATATACCTTATGACAGGTTTGAGGAGATGGCTGACAAATGCACGTCAAATGGGACGGCAACCGTCGGACAATTTGTTAAACTTACGAAAGAAGACATAATAAACATATACAATCTTGCAAAATAA
- a CDS encoding DNRLRE domain-containing protein, protein MVILPTIQINPTDDAYISQYFPTQNFGNSISLFTGEYLRFGNMPDAYRTLLKFDLSGAIPSGNVMTDAKLYLYVNRKDMPDSVLYPQNITIYENLNDFSQSTVTWNTAPFTVVTPYSFTVTDSMVGSYIGIDITNLAYKWVLTPPLNFGITIKGIENVVDTIIGYESTNNVNKPYLEITYEPCPVCPTGPTGPTGPTGPTGPTGPTGPTGPTGPTGPTGAGIAAYGYIYNTTGNTVILGGDVTFDSNGPLVGISHTAGTAPITFVIGGTYRIGYTTTASVAILNSMVLTLNGTPLPQTQYSTIINATELVGEAIITVSAGDVLTLRNTGVALTLASGVVNASITLLKLD, encoded by the coding sequence GTGGTTATTTTGCCAACTATTCAAATTAACCCTACTGACGATGCTTATATATCGCAGTATTTTCCTACTCAAAATTTCGGCAATTCTATTTCACTATTTACTGGCGAATATTTAAGGTTTGGAAATATGCCGGATGCTTACAGAACTCTATTAAAGTTTGACTTATCAGGAGCTATACCGTCTGGCAATGTGATGACAGATGCTAAACTGTATCTTTATGTAAACAGAAAAGATATGCCTGACAGCGTACTGTATCCACAGAATATTACAATCTATGAAAACTTAAATGACTTCAGTCAATCGACGGTAACTTGGAATACGGCACCTTTTACCGTCGTAACTCCTTATAGTTTTACTGTTACCGACAGCATGGTAGGAAGCTATATAGGAATTGATATAACAAACTTAGCATATAAATGGGTCTTAACACCACCTTTAAACTTTGGCATAACCATAAAGGGAATAGAAAATGTAGTTGACACTATAATAGGATATGAATCAACTAACAATGTAAATAAGCCATATCTTGAAATAACTTATGAACCATGTCCTGTATGTCCTACTGGTCCAACCGGTCCTACTGGTCCGACTGGCCCGACTGGTCCGACTGGTCCGACTGGCCCGACTGGTCCGACTGGTCCGACTGGCCCTACTGGTGCAGGAATAGCAGCTTACGGATATATTTACAACACAACTGGTAACACCGTCATTTTAGGTGGAGATGTAACATTTGACAGCAATGGACCATTAGTAGGCATCTCTCACACTGCAGGAACCGCACCTATAACATTTGTCATAGGAGGAACCTATAGAATTGGCTATACTACGACAGCTTCAGTAGCTATTTTGAATTCAATGGTATTGACATTAAACGGCACTCCATTACCTCAAACACAGTACTCCACAATCATCAATGCAACAGAATTAGTAGGTGAAGCTATAATAACAGTATCCGCTGGAGATGTCTTGACTTTGAGAAATACAGGCGTCGCCTTGACTTTGGCTTCTGGTGTTGTAAATGCTTCTATCACATTGCTAAAGCTTGACTGA
- a CDS encoding tetratricopeptide repeat-containing glycosyltransferase family 2 protein has translation MCQSITISLCMIVKNEELTLDRCLTSIKDAVDEIIIVDTGSTDLTKNIAKKFTDKIFDFKWIDDFSAARNFSFSKATMDYILWLDADDYVEPGDLEKLIDLKNNFDASIDSVTMKYVLTKTSNGSPSFVSIRNRLIKRAKNFKWIGAVHEYLEVYGKIYDSDIQIMHGKVKNTSNRNIEIYEKMIESKKDFSPRDMFYYANELAEHKRYTEAIQYYNMFIDSKKGWMEDILYSLGKLADCYEALGDLDKRDEVLFKSFEYDVPRPELCCRLGYKFLQENKIKQSIFWYELATKVEKPNQGFVNIACSTWLPHIQLCICYYRLGDIEKSYMHNEEARKYDPNNPMVLQNKAFLESIL, from the coding sequence ATGTGCCAGAGTATAACTATAAGTCTGTGCATGATAGTAAAAAATGAAGAACTGACATTGGATAGGTGCTTAACATCCATAAAAGATGCGGTAGATGAAATAATCATAGTTGATACAGGTTCTACTGACTTAACAAAAAACATTGCAAAGAAATTTACTGATAAAATATTTGATTTTAAGTGGATAGACGATTTTAGCGCAGCAAGAAATTTTTCATTTAGCAAAGCGACAATGGATTATATATTATGGCTTGATGCAGATGATTATGTGGAACCAGGCGATTTAGAAAAGCTTATAGATCTTAAAAACAATTTTGACGCATCTATCGACTCAGTGACGATGAAATACGTCTTGACTAAAACATCAAATGGCAGTCCATCTTTTGTAAGCATTAGAAATCGCCTTATAAAAAGAGCAAAAAACTTCAAATGGATTGGTGCAGTGCATGAATACCTTGAGGTCTACGGAAAAATTTACGATAGCGATATACAAATTATGCATGGTAAAGTAAAAAATACATCGAATAGAAACATTGAAATTTACGAAAAAATGATTGAAAGCAAAAAAGACTTTTCACCAAGAGACATGTTTTACTATGCAAATGAATTAGCCGAGCACAAAAGATATACTGAAGCCATCCAATACTACAACATGTTTATAGACTCCAAGAAAGGATGGATGGAAGATATACTGTATTCTCTCGGAAAGCTTGCTGATTGCTATGAAGCTTTAGGAGACTTAGACAAAAGGGATGAAGTGCTTTTTAAATCTTTTGAATACGACGTGCCAAGGCCTGAATTATGTTGTAGATTAGGATATAAATTTTTACAAGAAAACAAGATAAAGCAATCTATTTTCTGGTATGAGCTTGCGACAAAAGTCGAAAAACCTAATCAAGGCTTTGTAAATATAGCATGTTCAACATGGCTTCCACATATTCAGTTGTGCATATGCTATTACAGATTAGGTGACATAGAAAAATCATATATGCATAATGAAGAAGCGAGAAAGTATGACCCAAACAATCCTATGGTACTTCAAAACAAAGCATTTTTGGAAAGCATATTATAA
- a CDS encoding methyl-accepting chemotaxis protein, which translates to MKSIRFKIFSLVTLFIVVPLLITGYFSVNEAQTILKSRIDKSNQAALSVLDNYVGMVKQNAEISLNDIANSSDLKNYIKTGDSSSLLDKLKGVEDNNSIILNAYFTAKDGKTIIYPVQDVSGIDLTKRPWYQAALDAGGAIASTEPYKDILSGKPEITMSKAIFDENQNLAGVVGIDIDLSKLSDAISSIKIGNTGYFYLMTSDGTVISHPDKTEMFTKMTKYSFGKQLLSLNNKTIEYTRNNQLKFASVKKLSEFGWIGVVSTTIQELNADTNSIKNTMITVMIICLIFGLLLAFIFISTLTGGIRKISKTMEKASKGELVLSTDIKSRDEVGLLSKSYNDMIEGIRSLVMKIKNVAESVNNISNNIASSSEQVSSTMQDVARAIEQIAEGSSNQAESTQSSAKATLELGKLIDTAMKDSNNILDEVTNINMISESSNEIIESLLAKTQQSIESNNKVRESTLFLRDKSNQIGKIVDTIRQIADQTNLLSLNAAIEAARAGEAGKGFAVVADEVRKLADESSLAAKSISELISEIQNDVNETVATVENANNIVMEQSNSVNNTKEIFEGIIQALKFVTDMINSLNDSLKEIEANKNKIVDAVQDIAAVSEETAASTEEISASSQEQTAIIEELSSTANELKGYAEELMESLKMFKIE; encoded by the coding sequence GTGAAAAGTATAAGGTTCAAAATTTTCTCATTGGTTACCCTGTTTATCGTCGTACCGCTTCTTATTACAGGCTATTTTTCTGTAAATGAAGCGCAGACAATTTTAAAAAGCAGAATAGACAAATCAAATCAAGCGGCTCTTTCAGTGCTTGACAATTACGTTGGAATGGTGAAGCAAAATGCGGAGATTTCACTTAATGATATTGCCAATTCCAGCGACCTTAAAAACTACATAAAAACAGGCGATTCAAGCAGTTTGTTGGATAAATTAAAAGGTGTAGAAGACAACAATTCGATCATATTGAACGCGTATTTTACAGCTAAAGACGGTAAGACCATCATTTATCCTGTTCAAGATGTTAGCGGCATAGATCTCACTAAAAGGCCTTGGTATCAGGCTGCTTTAGATGCAGGAGGTGCTATTGCTTCTACTGAGCCTTACAAGGACATCCTGTCTGGCAAACCCGAGATAACCATGTCAAAAGCCATATTTGATGAAAATCAAAACTTAGCAGGCGTTGTTGGAATAGACATAGACCTATCAAAGCTTTCTGATGCCATAAGCAGCATAAAGATAGGAAATACAGGATACTTTTACCTTATGACAAGCGATGGTACTGTAATATCACATCCAGACAAAACTGAGATGTTTACAAAAATGACGAAGTACAGCTTTGGCAAACAGCTTTTGTCACTTAACAATAAGACGATTGAGTATACTCGTAATAACCAATTGAAGTTTGCCAGCGTCAAAAAGCTAAGCGAATTTGGATGGATCGGCGTTGTTTCGACAACTATTCAGGAGTTAAATGCTGATACAAACTCAATAAAGAATACAATGATAACAGTGATGATTATCTGTCTCATATTTGGTTTGCTGCTGGCATTTATATTTATTTCTACTTTGACAGGCGGCATCAGGAAAATATCAAAGACGATGGAAAAAGCGTCAAAAGGTGAGCTTGTGCTTAGCACCGATATAAAATCAAGAGATGAAGTAGGACTGCTTTCAAAAAGCTACAATGACATGATTGAAGGAATACGATCATTGGTCATGAAGATAAAAAATGTTGCTGAATCTGTAAACAACATTTCCAATAACATTGCATCATCATCAGAGCAAGTTTCGTCCACAATGCAGGATGTGGCCAGGGCAATAGAGCAGATAGCTGAGGGCTCATCGAATCAGGCTGAAAGCACTCAAAGCAGTGCTAAAGCAACACTGGAGCTTGGAAAGCTTATAGATACAGCTATGAAGGACTCTAACAACATTTTGGACGAAGTCACAAACATAAACATGATTTCGGAAAGCAGCAATGAGATAATTGAAAGCCTTTTAGCAAAGACGCAGCAAAGCATTGAATCTAACAACAAAGTAAGAGAGTCTACTCTTTTCTTAAGAGATAAATCGAACCAGATAGGAAAGATAGTGGATACAATAAGGCAAATAGCGGATCAGACCAATTTGCTGTCTTTAAATGCAGCCATAGAAGCTGCAAGGGCGGGAGAGGCTGGAAAAGGCTTTGCTGTTGTTGCTGACGAAGTGAGAAAATTGGCTGATGAGTCAAGCCTTGCTGCTAAAAGCATATCAGAGCTTATATCTGAGATACAAAATGATGTAAATGAAACAGTTGCAACGGTGGAAAATGCCAATAATATCGTCATGGAGCAAAGCAATTCCGTCAATAACACGAAAGAGATATTTGAAGGCATTATACAAGCCTTGAAGTTTGTGACAGATATGATAAACAGCCTGAACGACTCTTTAAAAGAGATAGAAGCTAATAAGAACAAGATCGTTGATGCTGTGCAGGATATAGCTGCTGTATCTGAGGAGACTGCGGCGTCAACCGAGGAGATTTCGGCATCATCACAAGAGCAAACAGCTATAATCGAGGAGCTTTCAAGCACGGCAAACGAGCTTAAAGGGTATGCAGAAGAGCTTATGGAGTCACTTAAGATGTTTAAAATAGAGTAA
- the pgeF gene encoding peptidoglycan editing factor PgeF, protein MNRGFKRNEIDGVVFYTIPEFENTGKVKHLFSTRIGGVSGGPYSSLNLSLTRYDDRESVYENFSRICHVANINYSDMVFSNQVHSDGIRIVNRSDKGKNFGISDIKNADALMTNERGIPIVTFYADCTPLYFLDPVKNIIALAHAGWRGTAKEIGPKTVETMVTAFGSHKKDILAAIGPAIGVCCYEVGKDVADKISKLNINIGDVLLDKGDGKWMLNLEMTNYYELINCGIKDENITLSGLCTSCNAYEFYSYRRDKGATGSMAAFMELI, encoded by the coding sequence GTGAATAGAGGATTTAAAAGAAATGAAATTGATGGCGTCGTCTTTTACACGATACCCGAATTTGAAAATACAGGGAAAGTAAAACATCTTTTTTCCACAAGAATAGGTGGTGTAAGTGGTGGGCCCTACAGTTCTCTTAACTTGAGCCTTACAAGGTACGATGATAGGGAAAGCGTGTACGAAAATTTTAGTCGTATATGCCATGTTGCAAATATCAATTACAGCGATATGGTTTTTTCAAATCAAGTCCATTCAGATGGCATTAGAATTGTTAATAGATCTGACAAAGGTAAAAACTTTGGAATAAGTGATATAAAAAATGCAGATGCTTTGATGACCAATGAAAGAGGCATACCAATTGTGACATTTTATGCTGACTGCACACCTCTTTATTTCTTAGATCCTGTAAAAAACATTATAGCATTAGCGCATGCTGGATGGAGAGGTACGGCGAAAGAGATTGGTCCTAAGACTGTTGAGACGATGGTAACTGCTTTTGGCTCTCATAAAAAAGACATACTCGCAGCTATAGGTCCAGCTATAGGTGTTTGCTGCTATGAGGTAGGGAAAGATGTGGCAGACAAGATATCAAAATTAAATATCAACATAGGTGATGTATTGTTAGACAAAGGCGATGGAAAGTGGATGTTAAATCTTGAGATGACAAACTACTATGAGCTTATAAATTGTGGGATAAAAGATGAGAACATAACTTTGTCAGGCCTTTGCACATCTTGCAATGCTTATGAGTTTTACTCCTACAGAAGGGATAAGGGTGCAACCGGCAGCATGGCGGCATTTATGGAATTGATATGA